Proteins co-encoded in one Meiothermus sp. genomic window:
- the miaA gene encoding tRNA (adenosine(37)-N6)-dimethylallyltransferase MiaA, which produces MDAQKPVIPVLTGPTATGKTELALRLGRIFPIAVVSADASMVYRGMDIGTAKPSLVERQQVKHYLIDVVWPSQSFSVSEYCGLAEAAIQETLTQGKIPLVVGGTGYYIRALTEGIHELPEPDLNLQAELWKTLELQGLESLLGELEAASPEDARRVQRNPRRIVRALEVLRRTGLPPARFPKRTPRFSYRKLILWPPWDWLEPRLERRVTRMLEQGLVQEVESLLARYPQMPTALQSIGYKEIAGYLKGEYSLEVARQTIVRATRAYARRQYTWFRKEPGAVTFLPQGGDEAWIGVRGWFEHSLAPGEG; this is translated from the coding sequence GTGGATGCGCAAAAACCGGTAATTCCCGTACTAACCGGGCCAACTGCAACCGGTAAAACCGAGCTGGCCTTGCGCTTGGGCCGGATATTCCCTATAGCGGTGGTCTCGGCCGATGCCAGCATGGTGTACCGGGGCATGGACATCGGGACTGCCAAACCCAGCCTGGTCGAGCGACAACAGGTCAAACACTATCTAATCGATGTGGTGTGGCCCAGCCAAAGCTTTAGCGTTTCGGAGTATTGTGGGCTGGCTGAAGCAGCCATTCAAGAAACCCTGACGCAGGGCAAAATTCCATTGGTGGTGGGGGGTACTGGTTACTATATCCGCGCCCTAACGGAGGGTATTCACGAGCTTCCCGAGCCCGATTTGAATCTACAGGCGGAGCTTTGGAAAACGCTGGAGTTGCAAGGGCTTGAATCTTTGCTAGGAGAACTCGAGGCTGCCAGCCCCGAGGATGCCCGTCGGGTGCAACGCAACCCCCGGCGTATTGTGCGGGCCCTAGAGGTCTTGCGTCGCACTGGACTGCCCCCAGCCAGGTTTCCCAAGCGTACGCCGCGCTTTAGCTACCGAAAGCTCATTTTGTGGCCCCCCTGGGACTGGCTCGAGCCCCGCCTGGAACGCCGAGTAACGCGTATGCTCGAGCAGGGCTTGGTGCAGGAGGTTGAATCCTTGCTGGCGAGGTATCCTCAGATGCCCACAGCCTTGCAGAGCATTGGCTATAAAGAAATTGCTGGCTATCTGAAGGGCGAGTATAGCCTGGAGGTGGCGCGACAAACCATTGTTAGGGCTACGCGGGCTTACGCCAGACGACAGTACACCTGGTTTCGCAAGGAACCTGGGGCAGTTACCTTCTTGCCACAGGGTGGTGATGAAGCCTGGATCGGCGTGCGTGGTTGGTTTGAGCATTCCTTAGCCCCTGGGGAGGGCTAA
- a CDS encoding Hsp20/alpha crystallin family protein yields MTIERFDAIERLQTIRQQLDELSRRFASQEALGEWVPAVDVIDEGTRFRILVDVPGVKNEDLELKEEGQTIILAGIRHPQQGAFYRQERPTGLFRRAFTLPEAIVPGSAQASLKGGVLELILQKARKTSRRGKK; encoded by the coding sequence ATGACCATTGAACGCTTCGATGCGATTGAACGCTTGCAAACCATCCGCCAGCAACTCGATGAACTCTCGAGACGCTTTGCTTCCCAAGAGGCCCTGGGCGAGTGGGTACCAGCAGTGGATGTGATCGACGAAGGCACTCGGTTTCGCATTCTGGTGGATGTACCTGGCGTAAAGAACGAGGACCTCGAGCTCAAAGAGGAGGGCCAGACCATCATTCTGGCGGGGATACGGCATCCGCAACAGGGCGCATTTTATCGCCAAGAGCGGCCCACTGGACTGTTTCGTCGTGCCTTCACCCTACCCGAGGCTATCGTTCCAGGCAGCGCCCAAGCCTCGTTGAAGGGAGGCGTGCTCGAGCTGATATTGCAAAAAGCCCGCAAAACTTCCCGCAGAGGCAAAAAGTAG
- a CDS encoding thymidine kinase produces the protein MSLPHLPHHQGWIEVVVGPMFSGKSDELIRRIKRALIARQRVLVFKPLLDDRYHVTDVFSHDGRRAEAIAVRDAAELETHLSNPLPDVVAVDEAQFFDEGLVKLVLELADRGVRVICAGLDMDFRGEPFGIMPQLLARAEYVEKLYAVCPVCGAPATRTQRFVNGKPARYDDPVILVGASEAYEPRCRKCHTVVTKEVQEIL, from the coding sequence ATGAGTTTGCCCCATCTTCCGCATCACCAGGGTTGGATTGAAGTAGTGGTAGGGCCGATGTTCTCTGGAAAGTCGGATGAGCTAATACGGCGCATCAAGCGGGCGCTAATTGCCCGCCAGCGGGTGCTGGTATTCAAGCCTCTGTTGGATGATCGCTACCATGTCACCGATGTGTTTAGCCATGACGGCAGACGGGCTGAAGCTATTGCAGTGCGCGACGCTGCAGAACTCGAGACGCATCTATCCAACCCTCTGCCCGATGTGGTAGCCGTGGACGAGGCCCAGTTTTTCGATGAAGGTCTTGTAAAGCTGGTGCTCGAGCTGGCCGATAGAGGCGTGCGGGTGATTTGCGCCGGACTGGACATGGATTTCCGCGGAGAGCCCTTTGGTATCATGCCCCAACTGCTGGCCCGGGCCGAGTATGTGGAGAAGCTCTACGCGGTTTGCCCGGTATGCGGTGCGCCGGCTACCCGCACCCAGCGTTTCGTAAACGGAAAGCCAGCCCGCTACGACGACCCGGTGATACTGGTGGGCGCCAGCGAAGCCTACGAGCCGCGCTGCCGCAAGTGCCACACAGTAGTGACCAAAGAGGTACAGGAGATTCTTTAG
- the rpmE gene encoding 50S ribosomal protein L31, whose product MKEKIHPKLVPCKIICNGEVVMQTYSTKPEIHVEVWSGNHPFWTGQQRFVDTEGRVEKFQKKFGGTYGKKAKKQ is encoded by the coding sequence ATGAAAGAGAAGATTCACCCCAAGCTGGTTCCCTGCAAGATCATCTGCAACGGTGAGGTGGTCATGCAGACCTACAGCACCAAGCCCGAGATCCATGTCGAAGTCTGGAGTGGCAACCACCCGTTCTGGACAGGCCAGCAGCGCTTTGTAGACACTGAGGGTCGGGTCGAGAAATTCCAAAAGAAGTTTGGTGGCACCTACGGCAAGAAGGCCAAAAAGCAGTAG
- the aroH gene encoding chorismate mutase, with protein MMRGVRGAITVDEDSREAILSATRELLEKMLEVNQITDFDSIGAMFFTLTDDLRAAFPAEAARQLGMQMVPLINSREIPVPGALPRVIRVMMLWNTDLPQKQVKHVYLREAVRLRPDLESAQ; from the coding sequence ATGATGCGAGGGGTTCGTGGCGCCATTACTGTTGACGAGGATAGCCGGGAAGCCATTCTGAGTGCGACCCGCGAGCTATTAGAAAAGATGCTCGAGGTCAACCAGATCACTGACTTTGACAGCATAGGAGCCATGTTCTTCACCTTGACTGACGACCTGCGGGCTGCCTTTCCTGCAGAAGCCGCACGACAGCTGGGAATGCAGATGGTTCCTCTTATCAACTCTCGAGAGATCCCGGTTCCAGGTGCGCTACCCAGGGTCATCCGGGTAATGATGCTTTGGAATACCGATCTGCCCCAAAAGCAAGTTAAGCACGTTTATCTACGCGAGGCTGTACGCCTGCGCCCCGACCTTGAGAGCGCGCAGTAG
- the metG gene encoding methionine--tRNA ligase, whose amino-acid sequence MSKVFYETAAIDYANAAPHIGHVYEKIICDFLARFHRLDGYDTNFVTGTDEHGEKIARAAKNAGQEPQAFVDYVSEQLFQPAYQRLLISYDDYIRTTSERHKRYVQEILRKVYEAGDIYYAEYEGLYSVGSERFVTEKELVNGILPGDSEPPILRKEANYFFRMEKYRPWLLEYLAEHPDLIQPQAYRNEVLEMLKEPIGDLSISRPKDRVPWGIPIPWDENHVTYVWFDALLAYVSSLASRGLFEKYWPFAWHVIGKDILKPHAVFWPTMLKSAGLPIYKRLVVHGHILAMDGRKMGKSLGNAIDPLALLDKFGVDAVHYALLRDTTLGSDSPFGEEVVAQRLNSDLANDLGNLLSRVRTMLLKYCEGIIPAASSPESEIAKAGVALANKVRKEVDALRIHLALEEVLQYVRSLNKFINDTKPWELARDPGKKKELEDVLYTAVEGLRIASVLLEPALPTKARELRAALGLGDYTIEQTETWGFSPAGTRIPEEAPILFPKLEVLESKAESVKPNAGPAPANSLITIDEFAKVDFRVAEVIKAEKHPKADKLLVLTLNVGDHTRQVVSGIAQYYTPESLVGKKLVLVANLKPAVLRGVESQGMILAGEDAQGRIVVVTPEQDLPPGAKVR is encoded by the coding sequence GTGAGCAAAGTTTTCTACGAAACCGCCGCAATTGACTACGCCAACGCGGCCCCCCACATAGGCCACGTGTACGAGAAAATTATCTGCGACTTTCTGGCCCGCTTCCATCGTCTGGATGGCTACGATACCAATTTCGTGACCGGAACCGACGAACACGGGGAGAAAATTGCTCGAGCAGCTAAAAATGCGGGCCAGGAGCCCCAGGCTTTTGTAGACTATGTTTCCGAGCAGCTATTCCAGCCAGCTTATCAACGCCTGCTCATCAGCTACGACGATTACATCCGCACCACCTCGGAGCGCCACAAGCGCTACGTGCAGGAAATTCTGCGTAAGGTCTACGAGGCTGGCGATATTTACTATGCCGAATACGAAGGGCTTTACTCAGTGGGTTCCGAACGCTTTGTAACGGAAAAAGAACTTGTTAACGGCATTCTACCGGGTGACTCGGAGCCGCCTATTCTGCGAAAAGAAGCCAACTACTTCTTCCGCATGGAGAAATACCGCCCGTGGCTGCTCGAGTACCTGGCCGAGCACCCCGACCTGATTCAGCCCCAAGCCTACCGCAACGAAGTGCTGGAGATGCTCAAGGAGCCCATTGGCGACCTTTCTATTTCCCGTCCCAAAGACCGCGTGCCCTGGGGCATTCCCATTCCTTGGGATGAGAACCACGTCACCTACGTTTGGTTTGATGCGCTGCTGGCTTATGTTTCTTCGCTGGCCAGCCGGGGCCTTTTCGAGAAGTACTGGCCCTTCGCCTGGCATGTCATTGGCAAGGACATTCTCAAACCCCACGCCGTTTTCTGGCCCACCATGCTCAAAAGTGCGGGCTTGCCTATCTACAAACGCCTGGTGGTGCATGGGCACATCCTGGCCATGGATGGCCGCAAGATGGGCAAGAGCCTGGGCAATGCCATTGACCCCCTAGCCTTGTTGGATAAGTTTGGCGTGGATGCAGTGCACTACGCCTTATTGCGCGACACCACCCTGGGCTCGGATAGTCCCTTTGGTGAAGAGGTGGTGGCGCAGCGCCTTAACTCCGACCTCGCCAACGATCTGGGCAATCTGCTCTCGAGGGTACGTACCATGCTGCTGAAGTACTGCGAAGGGATTATCCCAGCGGCTTCGTCGCCTGAGTCTGAAATTGCCAAAGCTGGGGTGGCTCTGGCCAACAAGGTGCGCAAAGAGGTGGATGCCCTGCGGATTCACCTGGCCCTGGAGGAAGTGCTGCAATACGTTCGGAGCCTGAATAAGTTCATCAACGATACCAAACCCTGGGAGCTGGCTCGCGACCCTGGCAAGAAAAAAGAGCTGGAAGATGTCCTGTATACCGCAGTGGAGGGGCTGCGGATCGCCAGTGTGCTCTTGGAGCCGGCACTTCCAACCAAGGCGAGGGAGCTGCGGGCTGCCCTGGGGCTGGGTGACTACACCATCGAGCAAACCGAAACCTGGGGGTTTTCCCCCGCCGGTACGCGCATACCTGAGGAGGCCCCAATTCTCTTCCCTAAGCTCGAGGTGCTCGAGTCCAAAGCCGAAAGCGTCAAGCCCAATGCGGGGCCTGCGCCCGCCAACAGTCTGATTACTATCGACGAGTTTGCCAAAGTGGACTTTAGGGTAGCCGAGGTGATCAAAGCAGAAAAACACCCGAAGGCCGATAAGCTTCTGGTGCTAACGCTCAATGTGGGCGACCACACGCGGCAGGTGGTCTCGGGCATTGCGCAGTACTACACGCCTGAAAGCCTGGTGGGCAAAAAGCTGGTGTTGGTGGCTAACCTCAAGCCTGCAGTGTTGCGTGGAGTGGAGTCGCAGGGCATGATTCTGGCTGGCGAAGACGCACAGGGCAGAATTGTGGTGGTCACACCCGAGCAAGACCTACCTCCGGGTGCAAAAGTGCGGTGA
- the rpiA gene encoding ribose-5-phosphate isomerase RpiA: MNNLDNFKQQAALEAVKYVQSGMVVGLGTGSTARYAVLELGRRLREGALSNVVAVPTSEATAMLAHEMGIPLVELGPQGVDLAIDGADEIAPDLSLIKGLGGALLREKIVEASAKQFIVIADHTKKVSQLGRGVVPVEIVRFGYRATLHALGQMGEPALRMDGEDFFYSDGGNLIADVNFGPITNPEQLELDLKRIPGVVESGLFVGLASLAIVAGPEGLEHLSASPR; the protein is encoded by the coding sequence ATGAACAACCTGGATAACTTCAAACAACAAGCAGCTCTCGAGGCCGTCAAGTACGTACAATCGGGCATGGTGGTGGGTCTGGGTACTGGTTCAACTGCCAGGTATGCGGTGCTGGAGCTGGGCCGCCGTTTACGAGAGGGTGCGCTTTCCAATGTGGTGGCTGTGCCTACCTCGGAGGCCACGGCCATGCTGGCCCATGAGATGGGAATTCCTTTGGTGGAACTGGGGCCTCAGGGGGTTGATCTAGCCATAGACGGGGCCGACGAAATCGCCCCTGACCTTAGCCTCATCAAAGGTTTGGGTGGGGCCTTGCTGCGCGAAAAAATTGTCGAGGCCAGCGCCAAGCAGTTTATCGTAATTGCCGACCATACCAAAAAAGTAAGCCAATTGGGGCGCGGGGTGGTTCCGGTAGAGATTGTTCGCTTTGGATACCGTGCCACCCTGCATGCGCTGGGACAGATGGGGGAGCCTGCCTTGCGCATGGACGGAGAAGATTTCTTCTATAGCGATGGGGGCAACCTGATTGCCGATGTCAACTTTGGCCCCATTACGAACCCTGAGCAGCTCGAGCTGGATCTCAAGCGCATTCCGGGCGTGGTGGAAAGCGGGCTATTTGTGGGCCTGGCTTCTCTGGCTATTGTGGCAGGCCCAGAGGGGTTGGAGCACCTGAGCGCGTCCCCCCGGTAG
- the bcp gene encoding thioredoxin-dependent thiol peroxidase: MLKVGDTAPNFTLPDQEGKLHTLEDYRGKWVVLYFYPKDDTPGCTKEACNFRDEKGRLEELGAVVLGVSADDVSSHGKFHSKYGLNFPLLSDPEKDMIRAYGAWGTKTMYGKEYEGVFRYTYLIDPEGRVARAWDKVKPDEHAHEVAETLIELQRQTA, from the coding sequence ATGCTGAAAGTTGGCGATACTGCCCCAAACTTCACCCTTCCTGATCAGGAAGGCAAGCTGCATACCTTAGAGGACTACCGCGGCAAGTGGGTGGTGCTCTATTTCTATCCCAAGGACGACACGCCTGGGTGCACCAAAGAAGCCTGCAACTTTCGCGATGAGAAAGGTCGCCTGGAAGAGCTGGGGGCGGTGGTTTTAGGGGTCTCAGCGGACGACGTGAGCAGCCACGGGAAGTTTCACAGCAAGTATGGTCTTAACTTTCCCCTCCTGTCCGACCCCGAAAAAGACATGATTCGGGCTTATGGTGCCTGGGGCACAAAAACTATGTATGGCAAGGAGTATGAGGGGGTCTTTCGCTACACCTATCTGATTGACCCCGAGGGGCGGGTGGCCAGGGCGTGGGATAAAGTAAAGCCCGACGAGCACGCACACGAGGTGGCGGAGACGCTGATCGAGTTGCAGCGGCAGACGGCATAA
- a CDS encoding adenosine-specific kinase, with translation MELQIVKVEKPENLNVILGQSHFIKTVEDVHEALVTAVPGIKFGLAFCEASGKRLIRKTGTADELVDLAVKNAQAIGAGHSFLIVLGEGYFPINVLHAVKACPEVVRIFAATANPLSVIVAEEDDQRGILGVLDGYKPLGVEAEEDIHWRKDILRRFGYKVG, from the coding sequence ATGGAACTTCAAATTGTCAAAGTGGAGAAACCAGAAAACCTGAATGTAATCCTGGGCCAAAGCCACTTCATCAAAACCGTCGAGGATGTGCACGAAGCCCTGGTCACGGCAGTTCCAGGAATCAAGTTTGGACTGGCTTTTTGCGAGGCTTCAGGTAAACGCCTGATACGCAAGACCGGAACCGCCGACGAGCTGGTGGATTTGGCGGTCAAAAATGCCCAGGCCATCGGGGCGGGTCACTCCTTTCTGATTGTGCTGGGTGAGGGCTATTTCCCCATTAATGTGCTACATGCCGTCAAGGCCTGCCCCGAGGTGGTTCGAATTTTTGCCGCAACCGCTAACCCGCTCTCGGTAATCGTGGCTGAAGAAGACGATCAGCGTGGAATTTTAGGGGTTCTGGACGGATACAAGCCACTGGGAGTTGAGGCCGAGGAAGATATTCATTGGCGCAAGGACATTTTGCGCAGGTTTGGCTATAAAGTCGGTTAA
- the proC gene encoding pyrroline-5-carboxylate reductase produces MKLAIVGVGKMGKSILEGLLRAEMLEPSDIGILDTPARTQEVAQETGVNPLRLEDLRRYGRILLSVQPKDLATLAPQIAHPNVGYISIMAGVSTAVLSRRLGTRRVVRCMPNLAATIGKSSTAITGPREADEAGDLEFARALFATVGDVYDLPERLFDAFTGMSASAPAYVAVVAEALADGGVKQGIPRGQALQLAADVLIATGELLRRKHPAVLKDEVSSPGGTTIHGLAALEARGVRAALIEAVEAATQRGHELGKDE; encoded by the coding sequence ATGAAATTGGCCATTGTGGGTGTGGGAAAGATGGGTAAAAGCATTTTGGAAGGGCTACTGCGGGCCGAGATGCTCGAGCCCAGCGATATTGGCATCCTCGATACTCCAGCGCGAACCCAGGAGGTGGCCCAGGAGACCGGAGTCAACCCCTTGCGCTTAGAGGATCTGCGCCGATATGGGCGAATTTTGCTCAGCGTACAGCCCAAAGACCTGGCCACCCTGGCCCCCCAGATTGCCCACCCCAACGTAGGCTATATTTCCATCATGGCCGGAGTATCTACAGCGGTGTTGTCCCGACGACTGGGCACCCGCCGGGTGGTACGCTGCATGCCCAACCTGGCGGCTACCATTGGCAAAAGTTCTACTGCAATTACCGGCCCTCGCGAAGCCGATGAGGCCGGCGACCTGGAGTTTGCGCGGGCGTTGTTTGCAACAGTCGGGGATGTCTACGACTTGCCGGAGCGGCTGTTCGATGCCTTTACTGGAATGTCGGCCTCCGCTCCGGCCTATGTGGCGGTGGTAGCAGAGGCCCTGGCCGATGGGGGGGTCAAGCAGGGTATTCCGCGGGGCCAGGCCTTGCAACTGGCTGCTGATGTGCTTATTGCAACTGGCGAGCTTCTGCGAAGAAAACACCCTGCGGTGCTGAAAGATGAGGTTAGCAGCCCTGGCGGAACCACCATCCATGGTCTGGCTGCCCTCGAGGCCCGTGGGGTTCGCGCCGCCCTAATTGAGGCTGTAGAAGCCGCTACCCAGAGGGGACATGAGCTGGGGAAAGATGAGTGA
- the tsaB gene encoding tRNA (adenosine(37)-N6)-threonylcarbamoyltransferase complex dimerization subunit type 1 TsaB produces the protein MLVLALDTATSYLVLGLPHTEHAVRLERRHAEVLWSELEAFLQQAGVELQALEGIAVGRGPGSYTGLRVGIAAGLGLARGLGVPITGIDTLEAVALRYQGLVTVVHRTRNELCYTACYAVEGEQAQIVHPPQRARLAEVQPKGLVTIDEPPSGRALAALGWAALKARRAEVEPLYL, from the coding sequence GTGTTGGTTCTTGCCCTGGACACCGCCACCTCTTACCTGGTACTGGGATTACCCCACACCGAGCACGCAGTGCGGCTGGAGCGCCGCCATGCCGAAGTGCTGTGGTCGGAGCTCGAGGCCTTCTTGCAGCAAGCAGGTGTAGAGCTACAGGCCCTCGAGGGGATAGCCGTAGGACGCGGCCCCGGCTCGTATACCGGATTGCGGGTGGGCATCGCAGCCGGGCTGGGGCTGGCCCGGGGGCTGGGCGTACCGATAACCGGCATTGACACCCTGGAGGCTGTAGCCTTGCGCTACCAGGGACTGGTAACAGTCGTACATCGTACCCGCAACGAGCTTTGCTATACCGCCTGCTATGCCGTCGAGGGAGAGCAGGCCCAGATTGTGCACCCCCCCCAACGGGCCCGGCTTGCCGAGGTGCAGCCAAAGGGCCTTGTAACGATAGACGAACCTCCTTCGGGCCGTGCCCTAGCGGCCTTGGGCTGGGCTGCACTCAAAGCCCGTCGCGCCGAGGTGGAGCCCCTGTATCTATGA
- a CDS encoding methyltransferase → MSLETYHTLRKTPVKGGFLYTKPGARGLNNPAYELLAEALEPHGQEAVDLNPGIGLVAHSLHQHGLNVRAIETSRASLRCLEASFGSAVRVARGLPWETEPDSVDLVAMVLPASRGTRYVELSLLGAARALRVGGRLWIAGSKDKGFEHYFKMAQSLLGYGVLVRRNGAFRVAVLEKEQPAPEVPPVWQSFDWEFSGEALHFSYLPGVFSGGQLDPGSAMLLLELPHDLGRVLDIGGGYGALSRPLVGRAQSLTLLEDDWVSVLSAQKNLGELATVLHSDVDEALTEGQTFTTIVSNPPFHVGGLVVLETATAFIEAAYARLERGGKFYLVANRFLPYEPLLEARFATVRTVAVKSHKVLMAQKLG, encoded by the coding sequence ATGAGCCTCGAGACCTACCATACCTTGCGCAAAACCCCTGTAAAAGGTGGCTTCCTGTATACCAAACCCGGCGCACGGGGCCTTAATAACCCAGCCTACGAGTTGCTGGCGGAAGCACTTGAGCCGCATGGTCAAGAAGCAGTCGACCTCAACCCCGGTATCGGGCTGGTTGCCCACAGCCTGCACCAGCACGGGCTGAACGTGCGGGCCATAGAGACCTCGAGGGCATCGCTACGCTGCTTGGAGGCCAGTTTCGGCTCGGCGGTGCGGGTTGCTCGAGGGTTACCATGGGAAACCGAGCCCGACTCGGTGGATCTAGTCGCTATGGTGTTGCCAGCTAGCCGAGGCACGCGCTACGTAGAACTTTCGTTGCTAGGCGCAGCCAGAGCCTTGCGCGTTGGTGGGCGCTTGTGGATTGCTGGCAGCAAGGATAAGGGCTTTGAGCATTACTTCAAGATGGCTCAGAGCCTGCTCGGCTACGGCGTACTCGTGCGCCGGAACGGCGCATTCCGGGTAGCTGTATTGGAAAAAGAGCAACCTGCACCCGAAGTACCCCCGGTCTGGCAGTCTTTCGACTGGGAATTCTCGGGTGAAGCCCTACACTTTTCTTACTTACCTGGTGTTTTTTCAGGCGGTCAGCTCGACCCCGGAAGCGCCATGCTGCTGCTCGAACTCCCCCACGACCTGGGCCGCGTGCTGGACATCGGCGGGGGATATGGGGCACTCAGCCGCCCTCTAGTAGGTCGGGCCCAAAGTCTGACCCTATTGGAAGACGATTGGGTCAGCGTACTGTCTGCTCAAAAGAATCTGGGCGAGCTGGCTACCGTTCTGCACTCGGATGTAGACGAAGCCTTGACAGAAGGCCAGACCTTCACTACCATTGTATCGAACCCCCCGTTTCACGTGGGGGGCCTTGTCGTGTTAGAAACCGCCACCGCTTTTATCGAAGCCGCCTACGCCCGCCTGGAGAGGGGCGGGAAATTTTATCTTGTGGCAAACCGTTTTCTCCCCTATGAGCCCCTTCTGGAAGCGCGTTTTGCCACCGTACGCACCGTAGCCGTGAAGAGCCACAAAGTTCTGATGGCCCAAAAGCTGGGCTGA
- the rpoD gene encoding RNA polymerase sigma factor RpoD encodes MAKKTSQSTHSNKAAQTPEPQGKTTTKTQEAPKQPSKPARKEIARKTSSEAKAASKASTKTQSKGTAVLEQDETLLDKELAVGADELEAPDLEDLDVEPDLDDLTAPPRKGGALAVVPLADEDISEEILEADLEDIEILEPDFELGTLPIEEVEEEVEEDLPLPRISTSDPVRQYLHEIGQVPLLTLEEEIDLARRVEEGVAAAQRLAEETGLDAELIRHVLRSQVQGSSRVTNIPGTELRIDPETIAAVDTRLRALPREAKRYLHIARDGEICRQHLIEANLRLVVSIAKKYTGRGLSFLDLIQEGNQGLIRAVEKFEFKRRFKFSTYATWWIRQAINRAIADQARTIRIPVHMVETINKLTRTARQMQQELGREPSYEEIAEAMGPGWDAKKVEETFKIAQEPVSLETPIGDEKDSFYGDFIPDEHMASPVDSAAQSMLSEELEKALGKLSEREAMVLKLRKGLIDGREHTLEEVGAYFGVTRERIRQIENKALRKLKYHESRTRKLRDFLD; translated from the coding sequence ATGGCCAAAAAAACCTCACAGTCCACCCACTCGAACAAAGCCGCTCAAACGCCTGAACCCCAGGGGAAAACCACCACCAAAACCCAAGAGGCACCAAAACAGCCCTCCAAACCTGCGCGCAAGGAGATAGCCAGGAAGACATCTTCGGAAGCCAAGGCTGCTAGCAAAGCCAGCACAAAAACTCAGTCCAAGGGTACCGCAGTGCTGGAGCAGGACGAGACGCTTCTGGACAAAGAGCTGGCCGTTGGCGCCGATGAGCTCGAAGCCCCCGATTTAGAAGATCTGGACGTCGAGCCCGATCTCGACGATCTGACTGCTCCTCCTCGCAAAGGCGGTGCGCTGGCCGTGGTGCCCCTAGCCGATGAAGATATCAGCGAGGAAATTCTCGAAGCCGACCTCGAGGATATCGAGATCCTGGAGCCAGACTTCGAGCTGGGCACCCTGCCCATCGAAGAGGTGGAAGAAGAGGTAGAAGAAGACCTACCCCTTCCCCGAATCTCTACTTCCGACCCGGTTCGGCAATACCTGCACGAGATTGGGCAGGTGCCCCTCCTGACCCTGGAAGAAGAGATTGACCTGGCCCGTCGGGTCGAGGAAGGTGTAGCAGCCGCCCAGCGTCTAGCCGAGGAAACCGGTTTGGACGCCGAACTGATTCGCCATGTACTGCGAAGCCAGGTGCAAGGCAGCAGCCGGGTCACCAACATTCCCGGCACCGAGCTGCGCATTGACCCCGAAACCATCGCGGCGGTGGACACCCGACTGCGGGCCCTGCCCCGCGAGGCCAAGCGCTACTTGCACATTGCACGCGACGGTGAGATTTGCCGCCAGCACCTGATTGAGGCCAACCTGCGCCTGGTGGTGAGCATCGCCAAGAAATATACCGGTCGCGGCCTTAGCTTCCTGGATCTCATCCAGGAAGGCAACCAGGGCCTGATCCGGGCGGTGGAGAAGTTCGAGTTCAAGCGCCGCTTTAAGTTTTCCACCTACGCCACCTGGTGGATTCGCCAGGCCATCAACCGGGCCATCGCCGACCAGGCCCGCACCATTCGCATTCCGGTGCACATGGTGGAGACCATCAACAAGCTGACCCGCACCGCCCGCCAGATGCAGCAGGAGCTGGGCCGCGAACCCTCCTACGAGGAGATCGCCGAGGCCATGGGGCCAGGCTGGGACGCCAAAAAGGTAGAGGAAACCTTCAAAATCGCCCAGGAGCCGGTAAGCCTGGAAACCCCCATCGGCGACGAGAAGGACAGCTTCTACGGCGACTTCATCCCCGACGAGCACATGGCCTCGCCGGTGGACTCCGCCGCCCAGAGCATGCTCTCGGAGGAGCTGGAAAAAGCCCTGGGCAAGCTCTCCGAGCGCGAGGCCATGGTGCTCAAGCTGCGTAAGGGCCTGATTGACGGGCGCGAGCACACCTTAGAAGAGGTGGGCGCCTACTTCGGGGTGACCCGCGAGCGCATCCGCCAGATCGAGAACAAGGCCCTGCGCAAGCTCAAGTACCACGAGTCGCGCACCCGCAAGCTGCGGGACTTCCTGGACTAA